Genomic segment of Peribacillus frigoritolerans:
GACTGAAATTCCGGTTGAGGTACATGTGGCATCGGAATTCACTTACAATATGCCGTTATTATCGAAAAAACCGTTATTCATCTTCATTTCACAAAGTGGTGAAACTGCAGATAGCCGTGCCGTATTAGTGTCCATCAAAGCGCTTGGTCATAAAGCCCTGACCATCACGAACGTACCTGGCTCTACATTGTCACGTGAAGCGGATTATACGCTCTTGCTGCATGCTGGCCCTGAAATTGCCGTTGCCTCTACAAAGGCCTACACAGCTCAAGTGGCGGTCTTATCAATCTTGGCAAATGTAACTGGCCAATTCCGTAACATGGAGTATGGTTTCGACCTTGTAAAAGAGCTTGGAATCGTAGCGACGGCAATGGAAGCCCTATGTGATTCGAAAGAAGAGATGGAAGAAATCGCCCGTGAATATTTGTCCGTTACGAGAAACTGTTTCTTCATCGGCCGTTCCCTTGACTACTATGTAGTGCTTGAAGGGGCCCTTAAGCTGAAGGAAATTTCATACATCCAGGCTGAAGGCTTTGCTGGCGGAGAGCTTAAACATGGAACGATCGCCTTGATTGAAGAAGGTACTCCTGTCATAGCTCTTGCTACGCAAGCAGGCGTCAACCTAAGCATCCGTGGTAATGTGAAGGAAGTGGTTGCCCGAGGCGCCAACCCTTGCATCATTTCCATGAAGGGGCTTGAAGAAGAGGATGACCGTTTCGTCATCCCGGAAGTGAATGAACTATTAACACCCCTTATCTCTGTTATCCCGCTGCAGCTCATTGCTTACTACGCAGCCTTGCATCGCGAATGTGACGTGGATAAACCGCGTAATCTTGCGAAAAGTGTAACGGTTGAGTAAGTTGGAATGAATGCAATGTATGTTGTTGAAAGACAACAAAGTCGGGTACTGAACAACAAAGTTGGGTACCCGATATAAAGATTAAGCACTAGAAGCATAGGGTTATATCCTATGCTTCTTTTTTTATATATAATACTTTTTTAGCGGATAAATAACTAACTCAGCCGAGGACTTCAACAAATATTGATGTTGTGGATTACCTTACAGAGGATGTTGAAGGTGCAAAAGAGTTACAGTTGGATCTCCCTGAAACAGGAGTGTGCAGTATGAATCTAGCTTCTAGTTGCTGCTATTCTGTTACTTCAGCAACTGAATCAAAGGATAGTTCTTCCTGTGGTAGTCCTGTTCTAACGAGATTGGTAATTAAAAATAATTCATGTTACGAATAAACCAAAAGACCAGCCTGGATATTAGGCTGGTCTTTTAAATTTATCCTTTTTATTTCGAGATACAGTATTAATTTACTTTTGGATAAGATTGTTAATCTTATTGTTGGTTTAAAACAAATAGAAGAGACCACCTATTTGAAGTGAACCCAAAAAGTTAGAAGTAGGCATGTAACTTTTATACATAGTTAACGTCTAACAAAAAAAGGTGGGATTAACGTGAAAGTTAAGAAATTATACGCTATATTGATGCTGCTCTTACTTATAGTAGGAGGTTGTTCGAATGAAACCAAAGAAGAACCACCAGAAGTGAAAGTGAAAATAAACGATGTAAATATCGAAACAGCTAGAGGTACTTATCAGTGGGAAAAAAAGAGTTTCCTCTCCAATACGACGGTTATCGCCGATGCTGCTGCACCCTTTCAAATTGCTGAAGATATGAAAGCGGAAATAGTTGAACAAAGTTCAGTTGCAAATGTAGAGTTTAATGATGGCTCCCAACCACAATTACAGGCTTATTTATGGGAAGAAGAAAAACGTGGCGAAGAATTACCTTTGAATCAACACAACATAACCTTACCGTCGGAAAAAGGAAAGTATGTAATTGAAATGAACGCTAAATGGTCAAATGGAGACTCCTCTTATACTTTTGTCGTAGAGGTACGATAATACAGGATTTTTTCCTCAACGAACGGATGCCAAATATCCAATCAGTACCCGACTTGTTAAGTAGATCTAAATAAAGATTAACTGTTTATAAAAAGTTGCGAAGCTTTACCCCTTTGGCTATGATTAGCCAAAGGGGTATTTTTTATGTTTATAACAACGAGAACCTCTCAAGTTGACAAGTGGTTCAAAGCAGGCCAAGGAATGGGAAACGGTGTGCAGTGACAATAAAGTTGTTTAATGCATTCTATCAATCAGTAGGTAATCACGGCATCCATAGAGCAAAGTTAAAGACCTTCCTATGGCGCATTGTTGAAAGAAATACATAAGGCATTAAATGTAGGCGATGTTGAAAATGAAGACTTCATAAAAAAATTTTAATTTAGGAGAGAATGACATGGAAGTTTTTGCAGAATTTTTAGCGAATATTGATAACCCGCAACATAGGGAACGAACGGAAGAAGTCTTGGCTTGGGTAACTAAGAAATTTCCAAATTTAATGCCGAAAATTGCGTGGAATCAGCCTATGTTTACCGATCATGACACATATATCATTGGCTTTAGCGTAGCCAAACATCATTTGGCTGTTGCCCCTGAAAAGGCAGGGATTGATCATTTTTCAGAAGAAATCGTGCAGGCTGGCTATGATCACACCAAGCAGTTGGTACGTATCAAGTGGGACAGTCCGGTTGATTACTCATTACTTGAGAAAATGATAGAGTATAATATTTTTGATAAGGCAGACTGTTCAACTTTTTGGCGGAAATAAAAAAACGGATTATTAATGGTGAACAGAACCTCTATTAAAGTGTCCATTATTCGGGTTCTGTTCATATAAGAAGTGGGATCATGTGGGTCCTGAGGTTATAAGATCTCCATATCTGCAGTCTGATCTAGCTCCATAAATAGTTAAAAGTTCAAAAAAAGCACAGGGAGTTCAAAATTTGGAACTCCTTGTGCTTTTGGTTTTTGATAAAATCGAGATATACAAATATTACAACCAAACTACTTTAAGATATTTATTAAAGGGGGATAAAATAAGTTGAAAAAAGTGCAAATACAAACCTTTATTCTAAAAAAGGGCTTCTTTGAAATTATCGTATAACAAAGGGGTAAAAATGGATACTGATATTAAGCAAAATCATCGCTTTATATTATATATAACGATACTAATTATGATTATTTTTCCTTTTACACAACTTATATTACAAGAACTTTCTTTGCAAATAAGCAAACAATTATTTTTCTTTTTAAGTAAACTGGTTATTATCTATGTGCTTTTTCTTTTCTTAAAAAAGAAAAAAGTAACCTTATCTAGCATTAGGCTAAAAAAGGTACATATAAAATATATTCTTCTTGGTATTTTAATGGGTATTACCGTTCACATGATAACTATGTTTTTTGGTAGGATTCAATATTATCTACTAACTGGGGAATGGCTTACTGCTGAAAAAATTGTTGGTACACTTATGGAGAGTAATGAAAACATAAGTTTTTACAGCATTATGATGATTGGCTTTTCAGTGGCGATTAGTGAAGAAATTCTTTTTAGGGGTATATTATTAAAACAATATCAGAGAATGAACATAAAGTCGGCCATAATTTTAAGTGCACTTATTTTTAGCATTTATCATATGACGGTGGGAAACTTGGTTTTTGCATTTGTAATGGGTATCTCTTTTGCACTATTAACCATCTATACTGGAAGTATCGTACCGGCTATCTTTTATCATTTTGTAGTGAATGAAATAATGAGGATCATCATGCATTTCCCGGAAAAGGTTACTGAAACTTATTTTAAAGTAATGGTGTCTCCAATTACC
This window contains:
- a CDS encoding iron chaperone, with the translated sequence MEVFAEFLANIDNPQHRERTEEVLAWVTKKFPNLMPKIAWNQPMFTDHDTYIIGFSVAKHHLAVAPEKAGIDHFSEEIVQAGYDHTKQLVRIKWDSPVDYSLLEKMIEYNIFDKADCSTFWRK
- a CDS encoding CPBP family intramembrane glutamic endopeptidase, giving the protein MDTDIKQNHRFILYITILIMIIFPFTQLILQELSLQISKQLFFFLSKLVIIYVLFLFLKKKKVTLSSIRLKKVHIKYILLGILMGITVHMITMFFGRIQYYLLTGEWLTAEKIVGTLMESNENISFYSIMMIGFSVAISEEILFRGILLKQYQRMNIKSAIILSALIFSIYHMTVGNLVFAFVMGISFALLTIYTGSIVPAIFYHFVVNEIMRIIMHFPEKVTETYFKVMVSPITTITGLILFLSISTYLFIKVRKNNHFQSEKVMFFDRYIILLFLMYVIFLTIYIIKVKYAANP